One genomic segment of Nonomuraea coxensis DSM 45129 includes these proteins:
- a CDS encoding pyridoxamine 5'-phosphate oxidase family protein, with protein MMTDDRPDVMSLPQGDVRLLDSPVARRLLASTELARVAYVAADGTPRVFPMLFHWTGAEIVLSTFAGARKIGALRARPDIAITIDRASTPPETLLVRGRAEVTDVDGIVPEYVLAQHRYAGPEQGAANVAAVDHPGTRMARIAVRPAWVGVLDFTSRLPGGVSAEEFEHRGRS; from the coding sequence ATGATGACCGACGACCGTCCGGATGTCATGAGCCTGCCGCAGGGCGACGTCCGCCTGCTGGACAGCCCCGTCGCGCGGCGCCTGCTCGCCTCGACCGAACTGGCGCGGGTGGCCTACGTCGCGGCCGACGGCACGCCCCGGGTGTTCCCCATGCTGTTCCACTGGACCGGCGCCGAGATCGTCCTGTCCACGTTCGCGGGGGCGCGGAAGATCGGGGCGCTCCGTGCCAGACCTGACATCGCCATCACCATCGACAGGGCGTCCACGCCGCCCGAGACGCTCCTCGTCCGCGGGCGCGCGGAGGTCACCGACGTCGACGGGATCGTGCCGGAGTACGTGCTGGCCCAGCACCGCTACGCCGGGCCCGAGCAAGGCGCCGCCAACGTGGCGGCGGTGGACCACCCCGGGACGCGGATGGCCCGCATCGCCGTGCGCCCCGCGTGGGTCGGCGTCCTGGACTTCACCTCGCGCCTGCCGGGAGGCGTCAGCGCCGAGGAGTTCGAACACCGCGGCCGTTCGTGA
- a CDS encoding alpha/beta fold hydrolase — MTTFVLIPGAAADSRYWRLTAAELSARGQDVVTPDLPCDDDSATLDDYADTVIKAVGARADVTVVAHSFGGFTAPLVCERVPARRLVLLAGMVPAPGEPPGEWWTSTGWEAARREQDERDGRAPDDETALFFHDVPPHVAAEARRNVRDQSATPFAAPWPLAAWPSAPTAFLLCRGDRFLPATFLRRVVRERLGIVPDEIDGGHNVALSRPRALADRLTAYLADH; from the coding sequence ATGACCACCTTCGTGCTGATTCCGGGTGCCGCGGCCGACTCCCGGTACTGGCGCCTGACGGCCGCTGAGCTGAGCGCCCGGGGCCAGGACGTCGTCACACCCGATCTGCCCTGCGACGACGACTCGGCCACGCTGGACGACTACGCGGACACGGTGATCAAGGCCGTCGGCGCGCGTGCCGATGTGACCGTCGTCGCGCACTCCTTCGGCGGCTTCACCGCGCCGCTCGTCTGTGAACGCGTTCCCGCCAGGCGGCTCGTCCTGCTGGCCGGCATGGTGCCCGCCCCGGGCGAGCCCCCGGGGGAGTGGTGGACGAGCACCGGCTGGGAGGCGGCCCGGCGCGAGCAGGACGAGCGTGACGGCCGGGCCCCGGATGACGAGACCGCGCTGTTCTTCCACGATGTCCCGCCCCACGTCGCGGCCGAGGCGCGGAGGAACGTCCGCGACCAGTCCGCCACGCCCTTCGCCGCTCCGTGGCCGCTCGCCGCGTGGCCGTCCGCACCGACCGCTTTCCTGCTGTGCCGCGGCGATCGGTTCCTGCCGGCCACGTTCCTGCGTCGCGTCGTCCGTGAACGACTCGGCATCGTGCCGGACGAGATCGACGGAGGCCACAACGTCGCTCTCAGCCGTCCGCGAGCCCTCGCTGACCGGCTGACGGCCTACCTGGCCGACCACTGA
- a CDS encoding response regulator transcription factor, producing the protein MRVVIAEDLALLRDGLVRLLTAYGFEVVKAVDNAPMLLDALVHDRPEVAVVDVRLPPGHTDEGLRAALEARRLVPGLPVLILSQYVEQLYARELLSDRPEGVGYLLKDRVGDVDRFVDAVRQVAAGGTVMDPEVISQLLSRHSRDEPLGELTPREREVLALMAEGLSNLAIAARFQVTDKAIGKHTTGIFAKLGLPPSDDHNRRVLAVLAYLQAAPPAPSARTRVEGAGAPQWSAR; encoded by the coding sequence GTGCGCGTGGTCATAGCCGAAGATCTCGCCCTGCTCAGGGACGGGCTGGTCCGTTTGCTGACGGCGTACGGCTTCGAGGTGGTCAAGGCGGTCGACAACGCTCCGATGCTGCTCGACGCGCTCGTTCACGATCGTCCGGAGGTCGCCGTCGTCGATGTGCGGCTGCCGCCCGGACACACCGACGAGGGGCTGCGCGCCGCCCTGGAGGCGCGGCGGCTGGTGCCGGGGCTGCCGGTGCTGATCCTGTCGCAGTACGTCGAGCAGTTGTACGCCCGCGAACTGCTCTCCGACCGGCCCGAAGGGGTGGGTTACCTGCTCAAGGACCGCGTCGGCGACGTCGACCGGTTCGTGGACGCGGTGCGTCAGGTGGCCGCCGGCGGCACCGTGATGGATCCCGAGGTGATCTCACAGCTGCTGAGCCGTCACAGCCGGGACGAGCCGCTGGGTGAGCTGACGCCCCGGGAGCGGGAGGTGCTGGCGTTGATGGCCGAGGGGTTGTCCAATCTGGCGATCGCCGCCCGGTTCCAGGTCACGGACAAGGCGATCGGCAAGCACACCACCGGCATCTTCGCCAAGCTCGGCCTGCCGCCGTCCGACGATCACAACCGGCGCGTGCTGGCCGTGCTCGCCTACTTGCAGGCCGCCCCGCCGGCGCCCTCGGCCCGAACCCGGGTCGAGGGCGCCGGGGCGCCTCAGTGGTCGGCCAGGTAG
- a CDS encoding sensor histidine kinase produces MTGLRHLIAAGGGLLLNAATGVAALALLAMLLVSLALVPVAGLGLPPLARVPALVRSLARLQRDWASRVLDPAGDRAYRWHGSPRVPPAVAPQDAGTWRELAWLVVHGLTWPGPALVLWALLAAFDHIFSRVQVVVTGGLTTFAFSVAVVAIALITVMAVPVLRTAQAWLAARLLLPDATPAARIRQLTESRAVVVDAQAAELRRIERDLHDGAQAKLIAIRMNLGLARDARDGAQARLMIDEAREIAGQALTDLRDVVRGIHPPVLTDRGLAGAVQAAALLCPVPVTVEIELPGRLEAPVESAVYFAVAEALTNVARHSGASRAWLRLSCAGGLLRVTVRDDGRGGAGRAGGSGIRGIEARLSAFDGRLDVSSPPGGPTELTMEVPCAWS; encoded by the coding sequence ATGACCGGCCTTCGACACCTCATCGCCGCAGGGGGTGGGCTGCTGCTCAACGCCGCCACGGGCGTGGCCGCCCTGGCGCTGCTCGCCATGCTGCTGGTGAGCCTCGCGCTGGTCCCGGTGGCCGGACTCGGCCTGCCGCCGCTGGCCCGCGTGCCGGCACTGGTGCGGTCTCTGGCGCGGCTGCAGCGTGACTGGGCGAGCCGGGTGCTCGATCCGGCCGGCGACCGGGCGTACCGGTGGCACGGGAGCCCGCGCGTCCCGCCGGCCGTCGCGCCGCAGGACGCGGGAACCTGGCGGGAACTGGCGTGGCTGGTCGTGCACGGCCTCACCTGGCCCGGCCCGGCGCTCGTCCTCTGGGCGCTGCTGGCCGCGTTCGACCACATCTTCTCGCGGGTGCAGGTGGTCGTGACCGGCGGCCTGACGACGTTCGCCTTCAGCGTGGCCGTCGTCGCCATCGCGCTGATCACCGTCATGGCGGTGCCCGTGCTGCGCACCGCGCAGGCGTGGCTCGCGGCGAGGCTGCTCCTGCCGGACGCGACCCCGGCCGCGCGCATCCGGCAGCTGACCGAGTCGCGGGCCGTGGTGGTGGACGCCCAGGCGGCCGAGTTGCGCCGGATCGAACGCGACCTGCACGACGGCGCCCAGGCCAAGCTGATCGCGATCCGGATGAACCTGGGCCTGGCCCGCGACGCCCGCGACGGCGCCCAGGCCCGGCTGATGATCGACGAGGCCAGGGAGATCGCCGGCCAGGCGCTCACCGACCTGCGTGACGTGGTGCGCGGCATCCACCCTCCGGTGCTGACCGACCGCGGCCTGGCCGGGGCGGTCCAGGCCGCCGCGCTGCTGTGCCCGGTGCCGGTGACCGTCGAGATCGAGCTGCCGGGCCGGCTGGAGGCGCCGGTCGAGTCCGCGGTGTACTTCGCCGTCGCCGAGGCGCTCACCAACGTGGCCAGGCACAGCGGCGCCTCGCGCGCGTGGCTGCGGCTGTCCTGCGCGGGCGGCCTGCTGCGCGTGACGGTGCGCGACGACGGCCGCGGCGGAGCCGGCCGGGCCGGCGGCAGCGGCATCCGGGGCATCGAGGCGCGGCTGTCGGCCTTCGACGGCCGGCTCGATGTCAGCAGCCCTCCTGGCGGGCCCACCGAACTCACCATGGAGGTGCCGTGCGCGTGGTCATAG
- a CDS encoding ABC transporter ATP-binding protein, whose translation MIEVSGLTMRYGGRVAVDDLTFTVRPGLVTGFLGPNGAGKSTTLRIVLGLEVPCAGKALVNGRPYASLRRPMRSVGALLDAGAVHGGRSARAHLACLARSNGIGRARVAAVLDQVGLTGVAGERIGGFSLGMRQRLGIGAALLGDPGVLMFDEPLNGLDPEGIRWLRDLLRSLAGEGRTVLLSSHLMNEMALTADHVIVIGRGRLVADAPVGALAVRFQRDVLVRTPDPTRLAAVLRAHGATVTAEDDGALSVRDLDAARIGALALGGGVALSELSPRGASLEEAFMRLTEDSTEYRAGAGEAVR comes from the coding sequence GTGATCGAAGTGAGCGGGCTGACCATGAGATACGGCGGCAGGGTCGCCGTGGACGACCTGACGTTCACCGTGAGACCCGGGCTGGTGACCGGCTTCCTCGGCCCGAACGGCGCGGGCAAGTCCACCACCCTGCGCATCGTGCTCGGCCTGGAGGTTCCCTGCGCGGGCAAGGCCCTGGTGAACGGCCGTCCGTACGCGTCCCTGCGCAGGCCCATGCGCTCCGTGGGAGCGCTGCTCGACGCCGGGGCGGTGCACGGGGGCCGCAGCGCGCGGGCGCATCTCGCCTGCCTGGCCCGCAGCAACGGCATCGGCCGTGCCCGGGTGGCCGCCGTGCTCGACCAGGTCGGCCTGACCGGCGTCGCCGGCGAGCGGATCGGCGGCTTCTCGCTGGGCATGCGGCAACGCCTGGGGATCGGCGCGGCGCTCCTCGGCGACCCGGGGGTGCTGATGTTCGACGAGCCGCTGAACGGTCTCGACCCGGAGGGCATCCGCTGGCTGCGCGACCTGCTGCGCTCGCTGGCCGGCGAGGGCCGCACCGTGCTGCTGTCCAGCCACCTGATGAACGAGATGGCGCTCACCGCCGACCACGTCATCGTCATCGGACGGGGCCGGCTGGTCGCTGACGCCCCCGTCGGCGCCCTGGCCGTCCGCTTCCAGCGCGACGTGCTGGTCCGCACGCCCGACCCCACCCGCCTCGCCGCCGTTCTGCGCGCGCACGGCGCGACGGTGACCGCCGAGGACGACGGCGCCCTGTCGGTACGCGATCTCGACGCGGCCAGGATCGGCGCACTGGCGCTCGGCGGCGGCGTGGCGCTGTCCGAGCTGTCCCCGCGCGGCGCCTCCCTGGAGGAGGCGTTCATGCGGCTCACCGAGGACAGCACGGAATACCGGGCCGGCGCCGGGGAGGCGGTCCGATGA
- a CDS encoding alpha/beta fold hydrolase, with the protein MTDVIASEWLKLRSLRSNLHLLACSVAAVLACAGVAFMIGRGFDHQSPDERMAFAGNGDGLGNGIAVAYFVFATLGALAITSEYSTGMIRTSLVAMPRRHVLLLAKIPALAVVTLVAGQVLAFAMHAAAMAVLGDRAGQVLRDGRTLGTPLPEPGVLASVSAAGLSMAALALIGLGVGAAVRSTPGALVVLTVIIVVLPVAARTLPSPLRARAGSFMIENLPLQIAGVGGGLLPPAGAAGLLAAYVIAALTAGATAIASKGGRIKALAAGVAATVLVAAVPAAASASPRSGPSPLDWTACADKEMRCASIEVPVDWSKPSGRKIRLTAGMLPHTGAERRIGAVFAVPGGPGGSGVKDLSTYAGSFSDLRGRFDIVTVEPRNTVDKGVLPYECLISGPWIALPGSPAEYAEQGRRNREAAQRCRAADPEYFDHLDSASVARDMEAIRVALGEERLSFIGSSYGGIPAITYARLFPARVRAVVLDGTASPAMDRAESRLGSERAFARFAAWCAATTACALHGQDVGQVWRALIERADRSPIPVRAEPPVAYSGFDLKEAAAPSIIAPGRKPEHPRWAQLAEAIERAVGGDASGFAGYVRQGTYSLKVPSPVGMNMTHCPDGMGYGSYEEYREQRRKAERLLPNLSGIESWHPLGCVGWPSPVTNPFEPLPAQGLPPFLGVGSRTDFDGAADIVRRVPGSAALLHDGDGHALYNSGVTCVVGHVNRYLTSLRLPPPGTVCRPVE; encoded by the coding sequence ATGACGGATGTGATCGCCTCGGAGTGGCTCAAGCTGCGCTCGCTCCGCTCGAACCTCCACCTGCTGGCCTGCTCGGTGGCGGCCGTCCTGGCCTGCGCCGGCGTGGCGTTCATGATCGGCCGCGGGTTCGACCACCAGTCGCCCGACGAGCGGATGGCCTTCGCCGGCAACGGCGACGGCCTCGGCAACGGGATCGCGGTCGCCTACTTCGTGTTCGCCACGCTGGGCGCGCTGGCGATCACCTCCGAGTACAGCACCGGGATGATCCGGACGAGCCTGGTGGCCATGCCGCGCCGGCACGTGTTGTTGCTGGCCAAGATCCCGGCGCTGGCCGTGGTCACGCTGGTGGCGGGTCAGGTCCTGGCCTTCGCCATGCACGCGGCCGCCATGGCGGTGCTCGGCGACCGGGCCGGCCAGGTGCTTCGTGACGGCCGGACGCTGGGCACGCCCTTGCCGGAGCCGGGCGTGCTCGCCTCGGTGAGCGCCGCCGGACTGTCGATGGCGGCGTTGGCCCTGATCGGGCTGGGCGTCGGGGCAGCCGTCCGCTCCACCCCTGGGGCCCTGGTCGTGCTGACCGTGATCATCGTGGTGCTGCCGGTGGCGGCCAGGACGTTGCCCTCGCCGCTGCGGGCCCGGGCCGGCTCGTTCATGATCGAGAACTTGCCGCTCCAGATCGCGGGGGTGGGCGGCGGGCTGCTGCCGCCCGCGGGCGCGGCGGGGCTGCTGGCCGCGTACGTGATCGCCGCGCTGACGGCGGGCGCGACGGCGATCGCGTCGAAAGGCGGCCGGATCAAGGCCCTGGCCGCCGGCGTGGCCGCCACGGTCCTGGTGGCGGCGGTGCCCGCCGCCGCGTCCGCCTCGCCGCGCTCCGGCCCGTCCCCGCTGGACTGGACGGCCTGCGCGGACAAGGAGATGAGGTGCGCCTCGATCGAGGTGCCCGTGGACTGGTCGAAGCCGTCCGGCAGGAAGATCCGCCTGACCGCCGGCATGCTGCCGCACACCGGCGCGGAACGCCGGATCGGCGCGGTGTTCGCGGTCCCCGGCGGGCCGGGCGGCTCAGGGGTCAAGGACCTGAGCACGTACGCGGGCAGCTTCTCCGACCTGCGCGGACGCTTCGACATCGTCACCGTCGAACCGCGCAACACCGTCGACAAGGGCGTGCTGCCGTACGAGTGCCTGATCAGCGGGCCGTGGATCGCCCTGCCCGGCAGCCCCGCCGAGTACGCCGAGCAGGGCCGCCGCAACCGGGAGGCCGCGCAGCGCTGCCGCGCCGCCGACCCGGAGTACTTCGACCACCTCGACTCGGCGTCCGTGGCCCGTGACATGGAGGCGATCCGCGTCGCGCTGGGGGAGGAGCGGCTGAGCTTCATCGGCTCCTCCTACGGCGGCATCCCTGCCATCACCTACGCCCGCCTGTTCCCCGCCCGCGTCCGCGCGGTGGTCCTCGACGGCACGGCGAGCCCGGCCATGGACCGCGCGGAGAGCAGGCTCGGCAGCGAGAGGGCCTTCGCGCGCTTCGCCGCCTGGTGCGCGGCGACGACCGCCTGCGCCCTGCACGGCCAGGACGTCGGCCAGGTCTGGCGGGCGCTGATCGAACGGGCCGACCGCTCGCCGATCCCGGTCAGGGCGGAGCCGCCGGTCGCCTACAGCGGGTTCGACCTCAAGGAGGCCGCCGCTCCCAGCATCATCGCGCCTGGCCGGAAACCCGAACATCCGCGCTGGGCGCAGCTCGCCGAAGCGATCGAACGCGCCGTGGGCGGCGACGCCTCCGGATTCGCCGGCTACGTCCGGCAGGGCACGTACAGCCTCAAGGTCCCCTCCCCGGTCGGCATGAACATGACCCACTGCCCAGACGGCATGGGCTACGGCTCCTACGAGGAGTACCGCGAACAGCGCCGCAAGGCGGAGCGGCTGCTGCCCAACCTCTCCGGCATCGAGTCGTGGCACCCGCTCGGCTGCGTCGGCTGGCCCAGCCCCGTCACCAACCCGTTCGAACCGCTGCCCGCCCAGGGGTTGCCGCCGTTCCTCGGCGTCGGCTCCCGGACGGACTTCGACGGGGCCGCCGACATCGTACGGCGCGTCCCCGGCTCGGCGGCGCTCCTGCACGACGGGGACGGCCACGCGCTCTACAACAGCGGCGTCACGTGCGTCGTCGGCCACGTCAACCGCTACCTGACGAGCCTGCGCCTGCCTCCCCCCGGCACCGTCTGCCGCCCCGTCGAGTGA
- a CDS encoding reductase produces the protein MKLLVLGGTHHVGRAIVETALERGDEVSTLNRGLSRDPAPGVRALLADRTDPEAVRWALDGQEWDAVIDTWAWAPRVVRESARLLAGRAGHYGYVSSRGVHRWPWPAGADEQAPLVDGDPGGSDHADYAAAKRGGELAVLESFGERALLARAGMILGPYEDVGRIPWWLRRLEKGGRVLAPAPARTPLQYLDVRDLAAWMLSSAERGLSGAFTVTGPPGATTLGDLLTTALDVTGFATELVWAPPELLLRHGLPLGMEFGLRMLDGSVPTGMHDADVSAVLAEGLSTRPLRETLADTWAWLQAEGDPAPRADAPSPDTWLDAAAEQRLLDQLTR, from the coding sequence GTGAAACTCCTCGTCCTCGGCGGCACCCACCACGTCGGCCGCGCCATTGTCGAGACCGCGCTGGAGCGCGGCGACGAGGTGAGCACGCTCAACCGCGGCCTCAGCCGCGACCCCGCTCCCGGGGTGCGAGCGCTGCTCGCCGACCGCACCGACCCCGAGGCCGTCCGCTGGGCGCTGGACGGCCAGGAATGGGACGCGGTCATCGACACCTGGGCCTGGGCGCCGCGGGTGGTACGCGAGTCCGCCCGCCTGCTGGCCGGCCGGGCCGGGCACTACGGCTACGTCTCCAGCCGCGGCGTGCACCGCTGGCCCTGGCCCGCGGGCGCCGACGAGCAGGCGCCCCTGGTCGACGGCGACCCCGGCGGCAGCGACCACGCCGACTACGCCGCCGCCAAGCGCGGCGGCGAGCTCGCCGTACTGGAGAGCTTCGGCGAGCGCGCGCTGCTGGCCAGGGCGGGGATGATCCTCGGCCCGTACGAGGACGTCGGCCGCATCCCGTGGTGGCTGCGCCGCCTGGAAAAGGGCGGCCGGGTCCTGGCGCCCGCCCCGGCCCGGACGCCTCTGCAGTATCTCGACGTCCGGGACCTGGCCGCCTGGATGCTGAGCTCGGCCGAACGCGGCCTCAGCGGCGCCTTCACCGTGACCGGCCCGCCCGGCGCGACCACCCTCGGCGACCTGCTCACCACGGCGCTGGACGTCACCGGCTTCGCCACCGAGCTGGTGTGGGCCCCGCCGGAGCTGCTCCTGCGGCACGGCCTGCCGCTCGGCATGGAGTTCGGGCTGCGCATGCTCGACGGCAGCGTGCCGACCGGCATGCACGACGCCGACGTCAGCGCCGTCCTGGCCGAAGGGCTCTCCACGCGCCCGCTGCGCGAGACCCTTGCCGACACCTGGGCCTGGTTGCAGGCCGAAGGCGACCCGGCGCCCCGCGCCGACGCGCCCTCCCCCGACACCTGGCTGGACGCCGCCGCGGAACAGCGGCTGCTCGACCAGCTCACCCGATAA
- a CDS encoding FAD-dependent monooxygenase → MRAIIIGAGIAGLATALRLHQIGWDTLIVERAAQRRGGGYAVTFGGIGYDAAEHMGILPDLLTKGFITDELVYHKPNGERRFSLDRATIAATTGPRSITILRGDLEAVLYEKVEGHAEIRFGTTLSAVDQDEHGVRVRLTDGSTQEGDLLVGADGLHSATRALLFGPEEDFLLDLEHKVAVYMLDKRPATIAPGATGTLSSRGRTAAVISIPDGRNVAFFGYRAAHARPGEDVTTELRRVYGDLGWIIPEALAGLERADSVYFDTISQVVAPSWSKGRVVLLGDAAWCVTLFAGYGSSLAVGGADRLGTELAARPGDVPAALTAWEAAIRPEAERKQKLGRRVKGVYAPTSPFLLWLSLLPLRLASLPPVRRYMTRRFIKG, encoded by the coding sequence ATGCGCGCCATCATCATCGGAGCCGGCATCGCCGGCCTGGCCACCGCCCTGCGCCTGCACCAGATCGGCTGGGACACCCTCATCGTCGAACGCGCCGCGCAGCGACGCGGCGGCGGCTACGCCGTCACCTTCGGCGGCATCGGCTACGACGCCGCCGAACACATGGGCATCCTGCCCGACCTGCTCACGAAGGGCTTCATCACCGACGAACTCGTCTACCACAAACCGAACGGCGAACGCCGCTTCTCCCTCGACCGCGCCACCATCGCCGCCACCACCGGGCCGCGCTCGATCACCATCCTGCGCGGCGACCTCGAAGCCGTCCTGTACGAGAAGGTCGAGGGCCATGCCGAGATCCGCTTCGGCACCACCCTGTCCGCCGTCGACCAGGACGAGCACGGCGTACGCGTGCGCCTGACCGACGGCAGCACGCAGGAGGGCGACCTGCTGGTCGGCGCCGACGGCCTGCACTCGGCCACCCGCGCCCTGCTGTTCGGCCCGGAGGAGGACTTCCTGCTCGACCTGGAGCACAAGGTCGCCGTCTACATGCTCGACAAGCGCCCTGCCACCATCGCGCCCGGCGCCACCGGCACCCTGTCGTCGCGCGGGCGTACCGCGGCGGTCATCAGCATCCCCGACGGCCGCAACGTCGCCTTCTTCGGCTACCGCGCCGCCCACGCCCGCCCCGGCGAGGACGTGACCACCGAACTGCGGCGCGTCTACGGCGACCTCGGCTGGATCATCCCCGAAGCCCTCGCCGGGCTGGAGCGGGCCGATTCGGTCTACTTCGACACCATCAGCCAGGTCGTCGCGCCGTCCTGGAGCAAGGGCCGGGTGGTCCTGCTCGGCGACGCCGCCTGGTGCGTCACCCTGTTCGCCGGGTACGGCTCCTCGCTGGCCGTCGGCGGCGCCGACCGCCTCGGCACCGAACTGGCGGCCCGCCCCGGCGACGTCCCCGCCGCGCTGACCGCCTGGGAGGCCGCCATCCGGCCCGAAGCCGAACGCAAACAGAAACTCGGCCGCCGCGTCAAAGGCGTCTACGCCCCCACCAGCCCGTTCCTGCTGTGGCTGAGCCTGCTGCCGCTGCGGCTGGCCTCCTTGCCGCCTGTGCGCCGATACATGACCCGCCGCTTCATCAAGGGCTGA
- a CDS encoding nuclear transport factor 2 family protein has translation MDRDKLIAHTRPIRKTRPSNRTEVHEAIADGDRIAARYTLNVQRRGKYLAIEVGFFGRFAADGRMREAHMLTRTLPAADPDQAATAARNTGRASA, from the coding sequence ATGGACCGCGACAAGCTCATCGCGCACACCCGCCCGATACGCAAGACCCGGCCCAGCAACCGGACAGAGGTGCACGAGGCCATCGCCGACGGTGACCGGATCGCCGCCCGCTACACCCTGAACGTCCAGCGCCGCGGCAAGTACCTCGCGATCGAGGTCGGCTTCTTCGGGCGGTTCGCCGCCGACGGCCGGATGCGCGAAGCGCACATGCTCACCCGCACCCTCCCAGCCGCCGATCCGGACCAGGCGGCGACCGCCGCACGCAACACGGGGCGCGCATCGGCATGA
- a CDS encoding heavy-metal-associated domain-containing protein: protein MTGTSYTVAGMTCGHCATFVTEELEHIPGVTAVTVDAGTGTVSVTSDKGLDTEDVRAAVEEAGYELTHAHG, encoded by the coding sequence ATGACCGGGACCAGCTACACCGTCGCCGGCATGACCTGCGGACACTGCGCCACCTTCGTCACCGAGGAGCTCGAACACATCCCCGGCGTCACCGCCGTCACGGTGGACGCCGGCACCGGCACGGTCTCGGTGACCAGCGACAAGGGCCTCGACACCGAGGACGTACGCGCCGCCGTCGAAGAGGCCGGCTACGAACTCACCCACGCGCACGGCTAG
- a CDS encoding DUF1876 domain-containing protein — MKAKQWSVQIYLAEDGDNTKARAVLTSRDGSGLTGIGRARRNPSDPSVPEIGDELAASRALADLAGKLATATQRDIEQAAGSPV, encoded by the coding sequence ATGAAGGCCAAACAGTGGAGCGTACAGATCTACCTCGCCGAGGACGGCGACAACACGAAGGCACGAGCGGTGCTGACCAGCAGGGACGGTTCAGGTCTGACGGGCATCGGACGCGCCCGCCGCAACCCGTCCGATCCCTCCGTACCGGAGATCGGTGACGAACTGGCGGCGTCGCGAGCGCTGGCGGATCTCGCCGGCAAGCTGGCTACCGCTACGCAACGTGACATCGAGCAGGCTGCCGGTTCGCCTGTGTGA
- a CDS encoding DUF1918 domain-containing protein, with protein MKAAKGDRLIVESTRDSEHRRVGVIVEVGHADGSPPYLVRWLDDDHETLVFPGPDARIVHAVR; from the coding sequence ATGAAGGCAGCAAAGGGTGATCGGCTGATCGTGGAGAGCACACGCGACAGCGAGCACCGCCGGGTGGGGGTCATCGTGGAGGTGGGGCACGCGGACGGCTCTCCGCCCTATCTGGTCCGGTGGCTGGACGACGACCACGAGACCCTCGTCTTTCCTGGGCCGGACGCGCGAATCGTCCACGCCGTCCGATGA
- a CDS encoding CocE/NonD family hydrolase, translated as MAAPNHLISGYQTLRKAGREPYLTIGSWQHWDAELSLTALRESITWLRAHLLGDRRELREAPVRIYVRGADEWRDLPVYPPAEAQPQRLNLHPNGGLSGDLPAESAPDRYRYDPADPTPAIAAMSRMIGIPRKTGEGVLAGREDVVTYTGAPLPADLEVIGIPTAELHVTSSLAHTDFYVRISDVAPTGTITHVSDALRRFAADRPIDEMVGIELAPVAHRFKRGHRVRVQIASGACPRWDRNPGTGEPPAAGSAMRVADQRIHHSPARPSAVILPAT; from the coding sequence GTGGCCGCCCCCAACCACCTGATCAGCGGCTACCAGACGCTCCGGAAGGCGGGGCGCGAGCCGTACCTGACCATCGGGTCCTGGCAGCACTGGGACGCCGAGTTGTCGCTGACCGCCCTGCGGGAGAGCATCACCTGGCTGCGCGCCCACCTGCTGGGGGATCGGCGCGAGCTGCGGGAGGCGCCGGTGCGGATCTACGTCAGAGGCGCGGACGAGTGGCGTGACCTGCCGGTCTACCCGCCCGCCGAGGCACAGCCGCAGCGCCTCAACCTCCACCCGAACGGCGGCCTGTCCGGCGACCTGCCGGCGGAGTCCGCGCCCGACCGCTACCGCTATGACCCCGCAGACCCGACCCCGGCCATCGCCGCAATGTCCCGCATGATCGGCATCCCGCGCAAGACCGGCGAGGGCGTCCTGGCCGGACGTGAGGACGTCGTCACCTACACCGGCGCGCCACTGCCGGCCGACCTGGAGGTCATCGGCATCCCCACCGCCGAGCTGCACGTGACCTCCAGCCTCGCGCACACCGACTTCTACGTACGGATCAGCGACGTGGCGCCCACGGGCACGATCACGCACGTGTCGGACGCGCTGCGGCGGTTCGCCGCCGACCGGCCGATCGACGAGATGGTCGGGATCGAACTGGCGCCCGTCGCCCACCGGTTCAAGCGCGGGCACCGTGTCCGGGTGCAGATCGCGAGCGGGGCCTGTCCACGCTGGGACCGTAACCCCGGCACCGGTGAGCCGCCTGCCGCCGGGAGCGCGATGCGCGTGGCCGACCAGCGGATCCACCACTCTCCCGCCCGGCCGTCCGCCGTCATCCTGCCGGCCACCTGA